In a genomic window of Hyphomicrobiales bacterium:
- a CDS encoding 3-hydroxyacyl-CoA dehydrogenase has protein sequence MQVSGQIALVTGGGSGLGEATARRLAGQGARVAVLDMSETAAERVASEIGGLAVAADVTDAAAVEGAFDKVAAEFGSAPRIVASCAGIGTAARILPRDGSLTLDVFRRTIEVNLIGTYTVLSVAARAMSALDPVDADGARGVIVNTASVAYQDGQIGQAAYACSKGGVASLTLPAARELARVGVRVMTIAPGIFETPMAGGLTPEVRASLEAGIPFPSRMGTPDEFAMLVQQIVENPILNGEVIRLDSAVRLAPK, from the coding sequence ATGCAGGTTTCCGGACAGATCGCACTGGTAACGGGCGGCGGCAGCGGCCTCGGCGAAGCAACCGCCCGACGGCTCGCCGGCCAGGGCGCCCGTGTCGCCGTGCTCGATATGAGCGAAACAGCCGCCGAGCGTGTTGCCTCGGAGATTGGCGGATTGGCCGTCGCGGCCGACGTCACCGATGCCGCGGCGGTCGAGGGGGCCTTCGACAAAGTCGCAGCCGAATTCGGCAGCGCACCGCGCATCGTCGCCAGTTGTGCCGGCATCGGCACGGCGGCCCGCATCCTGCCGCGCGATGGATCGCTGACCCTCGACGTCTTTCGCCGCACCATCGAGGTCAACCTGATCGGCACCTACACCGTGCTAAGCGTTGCCGCCCGTGCGATGTCCGCGCTCGACCCCGTCGATGCCGACGGCGCGCGCGGGGTGATCGTCAACACCGCCTCGGTCGCCTATCAGGACGGCCAGATCGGCCAGGCGGCCTACGCCTGCTCGAAGGGCGGCGTTGCCTCGCTGACGCTGCCGGCCGCGCGCGAACTGGCGCGCGTCGGCGTCCGGGTGATGACCATTGCGCCCGGCATTTTCGAAACCCCCATGGCCGGCGGGCTGACGCCTGAAGTGCGCGCCTCGCTTGAGGCGGGGATCCCGTTCCCGTCGCGCATGGGCACGCCCGACGAGTTCGCCATGCTTGTCCAGCAGATCGTTGAAAACCCCATTCTGAACGGCGAGGTGATCCGCCTCGACAGCGCCGTTCGACTGGCCCCGAAGTGA
- a CDS encoding enoyl-CoA hydratase (Catalyzes the reversible hydration of unsaturated fatty acyl-CoA to beta-hydroxyacyl-CoA), which translates to MTGTYTEAKYDGMIAELVMTREDKRNAMSDGLLSEIENFYQTLPKEVRVVILHGRGGHFCSGLDLAEHVSRSAEEGVHHSRHWHQVMDMIQFGGPVTISAMTGAVIGGGLEMATATHVRIAEPSVMFQLPEGRRGIFVGGGATVRVGRILGPDRMVEMMLTGRIYDAEEGLRLGLTHYSVGEGEALPMARKLAAKIAKNAPMSNYFMVNALARIGDMSRADGLFTESLAAALVQTTPDAEEGLKAFLEKRAPVFR; encoded by the coding sequence TTGACCGGCACCTACACCGAAGCCAAGTACGACGGCATGATCGCCGAGCTCGTCATGACCCGTGAGGACAAGCGCAATGCCATGTCCGACGGCCTCCTGTCCGAGATCGAGAACTTCTATCAGACCCTGCCGAAAGAGGTCCGCGTGGTGATCCTGCACGGGCGCGGCGGTCATTTCTGCTCTGGCCTCGACCTTGCCGAGCACGTTTCCCGTAGCGCCGAAGAGGGTGTCCACCACTCCCGCCACTGGCATCAGGTCATGGATATGATCCAGTTCGGCGGCCCGGTGACGATCAGCGCCATGACCGGCGCGGTGATCGGCGGCGGCCTTGAAATGGCGACCGCGACCCATGTGCGCATCGCCGAGCCCTCGGTGATGTTCCAGCTGCCGGAAGGACGCCGCGGCATCTTCGTCGGCGGCGGCGCGACGGTGCGGGTCGGCCGCATCCTCGGTCCCGACCGTATGGTGGAGATGATGCTGACGGGACGGATCTACGACGCGGAAGAGGGGCTGCGCCTTGGGCTGACGCATTATTCCGTCGGCGAGGGCGAAGCACTTCCGATGGCGCGCAAGCTCGCGGCCAAGATCGCCAAGAACGCGCCGATGTCGAACTACTTCATGGTGAATGCGCTGGCGCGGATCGGCGATATGTCGCGCGCCGACGGGCTGTTCACCGAGAGCCTGGCTGCCGCGCTCGTTCAGACCACGCCCGATGCCGAGGAAGGCCTCAAGGCATTCCTCGAAAAACGCGCGCCGGTGTTCCGTTAA